In the genome of Triticum urartu cultivar G1812 chromosome 5, Tu2.1, whole genome shotgun sequence, one region contains:
- the LOC125506885 gene encoding ocs element-binding factor 1-like, translating into MALSDVDHDFEAFLAFLASGLDAPPTQTSPVPAPSSSPDLLPMLTSSPEEGLLSPAAPSPLEVPMATSSPSEGGLLTPGALSPDLPMTTSSPEEGTSSGSAGAVAVAGDDGDRERRLRRKVSNRESARRSRARKQRHLEEQRAAAATLRAGNRHLAEKLRVARARAGLITLANARLRAQGQALGQRLAAARQALALRQLYAAASASGGALDMQALASLIR; encoded by the coding sequence ATGGCCCTCTCGGACGTCGACCACGACTTCGAGGCCTTCCTCGCCTTCCTCGCCTCCGGCCTGGACGCGCCGCCGACGCAGACGTCCCCCGTGCCGGCTCCGTCGTCGTCGCCGGATCTTCTTCCCATGCTCACGTCGTCGCCGGAGGAGGGCCTGCTGAGCCCCGCTGCACCGTCGCCGCTGGAAGTACCCATGGCCACGTCGTCACCGTCGGAGGGCGGCCTGCTGACCCCAGGTGCGCTGTCGCCGGATCTTCCCATGACCACGTCGTCGCCGGAGGAGGGCACGTCGTCGGGATCAGCGGGGGCAGTTGCCGTCGCCGGGGACGACGGCGACAGGGAGCGGAGGCTCCGCCGCAAGGTGTCCAACCGCGAGTCGGCGCGCCGGTCGCGCGCGCGCAAGCAGCGGCACCTCGAGGAGCAGCGCGCCGCGGCCGCCACGCTCCGGGCCGGGAACCGGCACCTCGCCGAGAAGCTCCGGGTCGCCAGGGCGCGCGCGGGGCTCATCACGCTCGCCAACGCCCGCCTCCGCGCCCAGGGCCAGGCTCTGGGCCAGCGTCTCGCCGCAGCACGCCAGGCCCTCGCCCTCAGGCAGCTATACGCCGCCGCGTCGGCCTCCGGCGGCGCCCTGGACATGCAGGCACTCGCCTCGCTGATCCGGTAG